A region of the Polyodon spathula isolate WHYD16114869_AA chromosome 39, ASM1765450v1, whole genome shotgun sequence genome:
GGCAGGCGGTCTGTGTTCACATAGTTCCGCATGACCTCCCTCCCGTTGCCCCCGGCGCCGTCATCATGGTAGCCGTTAGGCGTTCCGGGTCCCTCCGAGTACTCGTCGTACTCCTCTTCCTCGtaatcctcctcctcctcttcctcctcgtcctcctcctcttcatcctcctcctcctcttcctccctctgcAGGGCGCGGTACTCCCACACTGGCGGCAGCGATGGCAGGTTCTCGTAGTTCAGGAGAGCCATCTTGCGGTGGCCACTGCCGACCCCCATGCAGCCGAACCCttgcgaggaggaggaggaggaggagggaggcagggagTGGGGACCCTCccctccactgctgctgctgctggagcacCCGGAGAGGGAGACGCTGCCAGGGAACAGCTTGATCCTCCCGCCTCCTCCTCCAGCACCTCCCAGGCTGCCTCCCCTCCTCAGCCCTCCCCCTCCCAGACCGTTGATGTTCTCGTAGGTCAGCCTGGCATTCTGGCAGCCTTCCTTGTGCTCGTTGTTGTTATTGTGGTGAGGGTGGTGGGGGTGGAGGTGGTGGTATGAGGGGTGCAGGTGGTGGGGGTGAGCGTGGGGCAGAGGAGAGGGGTCCAGTTCCGGCACCGCCTCGCCGGACAGGTGCGTGTGGTGGTGCACGTGCAGCTGCTTGGCCAGGGTCTCCCTTTCCCGCTCCATCAGCCTGCATTGGGCAGGGGTGGGCCCCAGCACGAACTTCACCTCTCCCGTGGGGGGCTGCAGGAACACTTGGGGGTTGCACTCCTCCAGAGGGCAGCAGTGGACCCCAGGGTGACCCCCAGGCCCTACACCCCCCCTGGCGCTCTCCGGGTAAGAGTTGGGCCGCACCTCGGGCAGAGAGTGGACACAGTGTCGCCCATGGCTCTCCCCATCTGCGCTGGCAGTGTTCACGTAAGTATGGGCCTGTGAGAGACAGACGGAGAGTCAGAGCAAGGGTCTGTGCAGGGATTGGCTGCTTACTTCCAAATaagggctgtttttaaaaaacattgggGCACATTTACTGTCTATCAGTGCTGCAAAGTTTGCACcagttatactgtattatagtgTAATAATGTAATGCAGGACCACCATGATATATGCAGTCCCCTAAATTACCATGCAAAGTTATTTTTTGCAACTCAAAAAACAGCACAGCTAAAGCTATTTGTTtctttatgtaaatcttttttttttttttaaataccttaaaGAAATACTAATTCAATGACCAACATTTCTACAAgtccagacatttttttttgtatttgtaaattacAAACACTATAACGCTTTTGAGTCATTCGTGGTTACGGATGTTTCTTCAAGTCACCTGGTCCTCAATGCCGATGAGCCCGTGGGTGGAGTCCTCTCCCAGGGAGGGGTGGCGTGTCGAGGGGTGTGAGGAGCCGTCTCCTCCCACTGGGTATCCAGGGTATCCATTCGGGAATCCGGGGACAGTGTAGGCTGGAGCTGGGGGCAGAACAGCAACAGACAACATTTGTTAGCGAGTTTTAAAATGGTGGTActgaaacactgaaatacactgGCATGCAGGTTTATGTAGATACGGGAATGGCCTCAATAAAACCAAGGGTGctttttttatgcaaatgttttCAATTAGTATGATGGCTAGGTGGTGCAATTGAAAACACTGCCACAGCTACCATGGCTGCAATGTTTTTACTAATCAATTGAAAAAGAGGAAACAAAGAACCACAGCACCATTGAACAGACCCAAACTACAGGATACAGGAGAAACTATACTGCCTTCCAAAGGCGAGAAGCAGGAACTGACATTCACATCCCTATTGGAACCGATCTGCAGCAATGACACATCATTTACTGAGAGTTTAGATCAGTCAGAATCTCAAGGACACAgtattctaaacatttaaaacaagagcATTAAACTACAATGTTAGCATCAGGTTTCCGTCTGTGTTTTATTGAGATCGAATGACTTCTAATATGTGTACTTTCTCTTTCACTCTTTGTGCGACACAGCAGAGAGTGTGTGAGAAACAAACTCTCAGCTTGATCCGAGGCGGCCAGTGGGCACTTACAAAGCacacaaaaatgtgcatttatcAAACATGCAGAAACATTTTCGTTCAAAGCTCCAATTTCAGGCATTACGAGCAAGAACGCAAAACAGAAGGGGAAGCTAGCTGAAAACAGGCAGCTGCTTTGCGTATTTTACAGCGCATATAAACATCCCTTGCTAAAGCCAGTCTGACCAGCGCTGCTGTCCATGCATTGTGTTGTGTACTGACTGTTGGGGGTCTGCGGGGTGCGTGGCAGGACCAGTTCAGGGGGGTGGCTGTTGCGTGTGATGATGACAGGCTCCTCCACCACATTGATGCTGTTGCACTGCATGAGCTCCTGCAGCAGATTAAAGATCTCCTCTGCGCGGGTGCACTTGAAGGCAAAGATACCTGCAGAAACAGAGAGTCACTACAATTACAATGCCTTAGGGGTCAACCAAGGCTGAGCAGCTGAAGTTGTGGGCGGATGCTTTCCAAACCAAAAAGCCCAGAGCCAGGAGCAAGGAATTGAAACtggggtacattttgaccttgtGTATGGAACAACATTACACCGCACACCAAGATGTTTTGATATTGTTAGGAAACAGAGTGTAAGAAGAGatcacaaagttcagcttcacacacatgCAGGCAGGTAGGTTATATAAGACAGGTGCTCACTGGTGCGAGCGAGACaagctacctgaatcctctcctgatgacaGACCACCTCCGTACCTGAGCTATCTCCCACAGCATTAGGTAGCTGACCACTATCTGATTTCAGTTTATAACTAGGTGC
Encoded here:
- the LOC121304670 gene encoding fibroblast growth factor receptor substrate 3-like translates to MGSCYSCLYRDTIPDNHPTRFKVTNVDDEGNELGSGSMELTQTELILHTRKRDAVRWPYLCLRRYGYDSNLFSFESGRRCQTGQGIFAFKCTRAEEIFNLLQELMQCNSINVVEEPVIITRNSHPPELVLPRTPQTPNTPAYTVPGFPNGYPGYPVGGDGSSHPSTRHPSLGEDSTHGLIGIEDQAHTYVNTASADGESHGRHCVHSLPEVRPNSYPESARGGVGPGGHPGVHCCPLEECNPQVFLQPPTGEVKFVLGPTPAQCRLMERERETLAKQLHVHHHTHLSGEAVPELDPSPLPHAHPHHLHPSYHHLHPHHPHHNNNNEHKEGCQNARLTYENINGLGGGGLRRGGSLGGAGGGGGRIKLFPGSVSLSGCSSSSSSGGEGPHSLPPSSSSSSSQGFGCMGVGSGHRKMALLNYENLPSLPPVWEYRALQREEEEEEDEEEEDEEEEEEEDYEEEEYDEYSEGPGTPNGYHDDGAGGNGREVMRNYVNTDRLPQGGRRPVCPPRRPHRPGDFHGGGGGGGNGVFSFDFRRADPSQQRQLNYIQVDLDGDSERGMGGGMGAGGGGGGNPQQQPLPCAGPPGPQPPRRSEFYAVIDLKKTAAMSSLQRALPRDDGTSRKTRHNSTDLPL